A portion of the Lolium rigidum isolate FL_2022 chromosome 1, APGP_CSIRO_Lrig_0.1, whole genome shotgun sequence genome contains these proteins:
- the LOC124685212 gene encoding uncharacterized protein LOC124685212 yields MDYSAGSFFSSWPSNSASENYSFVDGSVEPYAEEGTMPPTGYFTARSDHNLKFDEQDKNTTIFTNGCLQYSTQTDLLPGENLSEDKPPNSLVELQQHQNNGSLQSNLIPPGILQCNPTPGPFDPQLDTPGLLELPHALSSSIESNESEISAFLADVQPVSSASTLCSTYQNVSSYMEPANLEAFSYQGAQNAAMFNTGYSNGNLPVSDKATMASLHDSKGFTSGSISSLAMAQQSHLATGGLKAEQQEQYAMCNIHPPSFVSGSPMAVTEPQGALIPSKITSMVHNNKSEYPVPLSRSSDAQHQANSAHGNSASAKPRARARRGQATDPHSIAERLRREKISERMKNLQDLVPNSNKADKSSMLDEIIDYVKFLQLQVKVLSMSRLGAPGAVLPLLADSQTEGRSNSPLLDIADPEESLVFEQEVIKLMETSITKAMQYLQNKGLCLMPIALASAISTQKGTSGAAIPPER; encoded by the exons ATGGACTACTCTGCTGGTTCCTTCTTTTCATCATGGCCTAGCAATTCTGCTTCTGAGAATTATAGTTTTGTTGATGGCTCTGTGGAACCATATGCAGAAGAAGGAACTATGCCACCTACAGGCTATTTCACAGCTAGATCAGATCACAATTTAAAGTTTGATGAGCAGGACAAGAACACTACTATATTTACTAATGGATGTTTGCAGTACAGCACCCAGACTGATCTGTTACCTGGCGAGAATCTGTCAGAGGATAAACCTCCGAACAGCCTCGTGGAGCTTCAACAACATCAGAACAATGGCAGTCTGCAAAGTAATTTAATCCCTCCAGGGATTCTTCAGTGCAATCCAACACCTGGACCATTTGACCCGCAGTTGGATACCCCTGGCCTTCTTGAACTACCTCATGCCTTGTCCAGCTCAATTGAAAGCAATGAGAGTGAAATTTCAGCTTTTCTTGCTGATGTACAACCTGTTTCTTCAGCCTCAACTCTGTGTTCCACATACCAAAATGTTTCTTCCTACATGGAACCAGCAAACCTAGAAGCTTTCAGTTATCAAGGGGCACAAAATGCTGCTATGTTCAATACAGGCTATTCAAATGGGAACCTTCCAGTATCTGATAAGGCTACCATGGCATCACTACAT GATAGCAAAGGATTCACCAGTGGTAGCATCTCATCTTTGGCTATGGCCCAGCAATCACATCTAGCTACTGGTGGTTTGAAGGCTGAACAACAG GAGCAATATGCAATGTGCAATATTCATCCCCCGTCTTTCGTTTCTGGTAGTCCGATGGCTGTTACTGAACCACAAGGAGCACTGATTCCTTCAAAG ATAACATCGATGGTCCATAACAATAAAAGTGAGTACCCTGTCCCTCTCAGCCGTTCTTCTGATGCGCAACACCAAGCAAATTCAGCTCATGGAAATAGTGCCAGCGCGAAGCCACGTGCAAGGGCTCGCCGTGGACAGGCAACTGACCCTCATAGTATTGCTGAACGG CTTCGCAGAGAGAAAATTTCAGAGAGGATGAAAAATCTCCAAGATCTTGTACCGAACTCCAATAAG GCTGATAAGTCATCAATGCTCGATGAAATAATAGATTATGTGAAATTTCTTCAGCTTCAAGTGAAG GTTTTGAGTATGAGTAGGCTAGGAGCTCCTGGGGCAGTTCTTCCCCTCCTCGCGGATTCTCAAACTGAG GGCCGTAGCAATTCTCCTCTACTGGACATAGCAGACCCAGAAGAGAGCTTGGTATTTGAGCAGGAAGTTATAAAGCTGATGGAAACAAGCATCACCAAAGCAATGCAGTACCTTCAGAACAAGGGCCTCTGCCTGATGCCTATCGCCCTTGCTTCAGCCATATCCACCCAGAAAGGCACGTCAGGTGCTGCAATTCCTCCCGAGAGGTGA